A region from the Achromobacter seleniivolatilans genome encodes:
- a CDS encoding Bug family tripartite tricarboxylate transporter substrate binding protein, whose product MIDPQRRRVIAGLGAACATAVLPSLLPSVARAATWPGHAVTFIVPFPAGGPVDTTARFTTQPLGHLWSVPTVVDNRSGAGGIVGAQFAAKAEPDGYNFFFASIHHAVLPSLRDNLTYDISRDFVPVGMAAVFPIVLVVNPSLPVNSVGELIAYAKANPGKLSFGSSGTGGGTHLAGELFNAMAGVKIQHIPYRGSAPAMQDLLGGQVQVMFADGPSAVPHLKSGKVRALGVGNPARSGMLPDVPTIAESGVPGYEAYSWSGLMAPKGTPAAIVSRMNADLVKVLSDPATAKGLLAAGAEPKPGTAEEFGAFVQAEIEKWRGVIKKADIKLE is encoded by the coding sequence GTGATTGATCCTCAACGCCGCCGCGTTATTGCGGGGCTGGGCGCTGCCTGCGCCACTGCCGTATTGCCCTCGTTGTTGCCTTCCGTTGCCCGGGCCGCCACATGGCCCGGCCACGCCGTAACCTTCATCGTGCCGTTTCCGGCTGGCGGGCCGGTAGATACCACTGCGCGATTCACGACACAACCTTTGGGCCATCTATGGTCGGTGCCCACCGTCGTGGACAACCGGTCGGGCGCAGGCGGCATCGTGGGCGCGCAGTTCGCCGCGAAAGCCGAGCCCGATGGCTACAACTTCTTCTTTGCCTCCATCCATCACGCAGTGCTGCCCAGCCTGCGCGACAACCTGACCTACGACATCAGCCGCGATTTCGTGCCGGTGGGCATGGCGGCAGTGTTCCCTATCGTGCTGGTGGTCAATCCATCGCTACCCGTGAACTCGGTCGGCGAACTCATCGCGTACGCGAAGGCAAACCCGGGCAAGCTGTCGTTTGGTTCGTCAGGCACCGGTGGCGGCACGCATCTGGCTGGCGAGCTTTTCAACGCGATGGCCGGCGTAAAGATCCAGCACATTCCTTATCGAGGCAGTGCGCCTGCGATGCAGGATTTGCTGGGCGGGCAGGTTCAAGTCATGTTTGCAGATGGCCCGTCTGCCGTGCCGCACCTGAAGTCCGGCAAGGTGCGCGCGCTGGGCGTGGGCAACCCGGCAAGATCCGGCATGCTGCCTGATGTTCCAACCATTGCGGAGTCCGGCGTGCCGGGTTACGAGGCGTATTCGTGGAGCGGCTTGATGGCTCCGAAGGGCACGCCAGCGGCGATCGTCAGCCGCATGAATGCGGACCTGGTGAAGGTGCTGTCAGATCCGGCGACGGCCAAGGGTTTGCTTGCGGCGGGCGCGGAACCCAAGCCAGGGACCGCAGAAGAATTCGGCGCATTCGTGCAGGCGGAAATCGAGAAGTGGCGCGGTGTGATCAAGAAGGCGGATATCAAATTGGAGTGA
- a CDS encoding LysR substrate-binding domain-containing protein, whose protein sequence is MRHDLTDLRLFVNVGETLNLTRAAERTFLSLPAASARVKNMEEAFKARLLIRLATGVALTPAGEVLLKHANAVFRQLECLNADLQPYASGLKGRLRLLANTTATNSFLADALSTFLAENPDVDVELEEKISGDIVIAIRAGAGDLGLVAGNIDVEGLDVTPLFRDELTVVTALDHPLAASASAHFVDLVDAYQFVGIHPNSAIQTFLEDIASGLGKRICQRVHVGSFEAVCRMVEAGAGIAVVPRACAARYSRPNALHVLKLEDSWALRDRLLCRQRGRDLPSFAECFIEHVQRAARGQ, encoded by the coding sequence ATGAGACATGATTTGACTGACCTGCGTTTATTCGTAAACGTGGGTGAAACCCTCAATTTGACCCGTGCTGCCGAGCGCACTTTCTTGTCCTTGCCTGCGGCCAGCGCCCGGGTGAAGAACATGGAAGAAGCCTTCAAGGCGCGCTTGCTGATACGGCTGGCGACAGGTGTTGCGCTGACTCCGGCGGGCGAGGTTCTGCTGAAACATGCCAATGCAGTTTTCCGGCAGCTGGAGTGCTTGAATGCTGATCTTCAGCCCTATGCCAGTGGTTTGAAGGGGCGCTTGAGATTGCTGGCCAACACAACGGCCACCAACTCGTTCCTGGCCGATGCGCTGTCCACGTTCCTGGCGGAAAACCCTGATGTGGACGTGGAACTCGAAGAGAAAATCTCGGGCGATATCGTGATCGCGATTCGCGCAGGCGCCGGAGATCTCGGCCTGGTGGCGGGCAATATCGATGTCGAAGGATTGGACGTCACGCCGCTGTTTCGCGATGAACTCACCGTGGTGACCGCACTGGATCATCCCTTGGCAGCATCTGCATCCGCGCATTTCGTGGATTTGGTGGATGCCTATCAGTTCGTTGGCATTCATCCCAATAGCGCAATTCAGACTTTTCTTGAAGACATTGCCAGCGGTTTGGGTAAGCGTATCTGCCAGCGAGTCCACGTAGGCAGCTTTGAAGCCGTGTGCCGCATGGTGGAAGCGGGCGCGGGCATTGCTGTCGTGCCACGCGCTTGCGCGGCGCGCTATAGCCGGCCCAATGCGCTGCATGTGCTGAAACTGGAAGACTCGTGGGCGCTGCGCGATCGTTTGCTTTGCCGTCAGCGGGGCCGCGATTTGCCCAGTTTTGCCGAGTGCTTCATCGAACACGTGCAGCGCGCAGCGCGCGGACAGTGA
- a CDS encoding SDR family NAD(P)-dependent oxidoreductase: MSGIVSGKVVIVTGAGGGIGRSIALAMAQAGAKVVVNDIGVSLTGEGGAEGPAQAVVQEIVSAGGLAVANTDSVAAYDSASRVVETAIAAFGRIDAVINNAGNLRDRVFHKMSEEEWRQVIDVHLNGSFFMSRAAAPYFREQESGAFVHMTSTSGLIGNFGQANYAAAKLGIVALSKSIALDMARYNVRSNCIAPFAWSRMTSSIPAETDEERARVEKLKKMEAGKVAPMAVYLASDAASEITAQIFAVRANEIMLMSQPRPLRTVHHSEGWTPERIAEIAVPAMRKHFYALERSPDVIDWDPI, translated from the coding sequence ATGAGCGGCATCGTTTCCGGAAAGGTAGTGATCGTCACGGGCGCGGGCGGCGGTATCGGCCGCAGCATTGCGCTGGCCATGGCGCAGGCTGGCGCCAAGGTGGTCGTGAACGATATCGGCGTATCGCTGACCGGCGAAGGCGGTGCTGAAGGCCCGGCGCAAGCTGTCGTGCAAGAAATCGTTTCCGCTGGCGGATTGGCCGTTGCCAACACGGACAGCGTGGCGGCCTACGACAGCGCCAGCCGCGTGGTGGAAACGGCGATTGCTGCGTTTGGCCGCATTGATGCCGTCATCAACAACGCCGGCAATTTGCGTGATCGCGTCTTTCACAAAATGAGCGAAGAAGAATGGCGTCAGGTGATCGACGTGCATCTGAACGGTTCGTTCTTCATGAGCCGCGCCGCAGCGCCCTATTTCCGCGAGCAGGAGTCCGGCGCCTTCGTGCACATGACATCAACCTCGGGTCTCATCGGCAACTTCGGGCAGGCCAACTACGCAGCGGCCAAGCTTGGCATCGTGGCCCTGTCCAAGTCCATTGCGCTGGACATGGCGCGTTATAACGTGCGGTCCAACTGCATCGCGCCGTTTGCCTGGAGCCGCATGACCAGTTCCATCCCGGCAGAAACAGACGAAGAGCGCGCCCGCGTAGAAAAGCTGAAGAAGATGGAAGCCGGCAAGGTCGCGCCGATGGCGGTCTATCTGGCCAGCGATGCCGCCAGCGAAATCACCGCGCAGATCTTCGCGGTGCGCGCCAACGAGATCATGCTGATGAGCCAGCCGCGCCCGCTGCGCACCGTGCATCACAGCGAAGGCTGGACGCCCGAACGCATCGCCGAGATTGCCGTGCCCGCCATGCGCAAGCACTTCTATGCGCTGGAACGCTCGCCCGACGTGATCGACTGGGACCCCATCTGA
- a CDS encoding MaoC/PaaZ C-terminal domain-containing protein, which yields MPLDYATVKNWRFDDVRQRYDQKDTMLYALGIGLGQDPEDAGQLRYVFEKDLQSFPTMSVVLGYPGFWVREPAAGIDWVKVVHGEQRLTVHAPLPTAGVVTGKIRNTHVVDKGADKGAIIVTERTLHDEDGACLATLQQSTFCRGDGGFGQGDASPEALPAAPNGEPQLRCELRVPASAALLYRLSADRNPLHADPDVAHKAGYPRPILHGLCSYGVAAHAIVKSFCGYDASRLTSLNTRFSAPVYPGETLQCDMWRMPDGQIRFIARAKERNIVVMSHGTATVQS from the coding sequence ATGCCATTGGACTACGCCACTGTGAAGAACTGGCGCTTTGACGATGTGCGTCAGCGCTACGACCAAAAAGACACCATGCTGTACGCACTGGGCATAGGCTTGGGACAAGACCCCGAAGACGCCGGCCAATTGCGCTATGTGTTTGAAAAGGACCTTCAATCGTTTCCCACCATGAGCGTCGTGCTTGGCTATCCCGGCTTCTGGGTGCGGGAACCGGCGGCAGGCATTGATTGGGTGAAGGTTGTGCATGGCGAGCAACGCCTGACCGTGCACGCCCCGTTGCCAACAGCGGGTGTCGTCACCGGAAAAATCCGCAATACGCACGTCGTGGACAAGGGTGCGGACAAAGGGGCCATCATCGTCACCGAACGCACATTGCATGATGAAGACGGAGCCTGCCTGGCGACGTTGCAGCAAAGCACGTTTTGCCGGGGCGACGGCGGTTTCGGACAAGGCGATGCCAGCCCCGAAGCGCTGCCTGCCGCACCTAACGGCGAGCCGCAACTGCGCTGCGAACTGCGCGTGCCGGCCAGCGCCGCGCTGTTGTACCGATTAAGCGCGGATCGCAACCCGCTGCACGCCGACCCCGACGTCGCGCACAAGGCGGGTTATCCGCGCCCTATTCTGCACGGGCTGTGCTCGTATGGCGTGGCGGCGCATGCCATCGTGAAGAGTTTCTGCGGCTACGACGCGTCGCGCCTGACCAGCTTGAACACACGATTCTCTGCGCCGGTGTATCCCGGCGAGACGTTGCAATGCGACATGTGGCGTATGCCCGATGGCCAAATCCGCTTTATTGCACGGGCCAAAGAACGCAACATCGTGGTCATGAGCCACGGCACCGCCACGGTGCAATCATGA
- a CDS encoding CaiB/BaiF CoA transferase family protein has product MTRPPPLEGIRVLDLSRILAGPWCTQNLADLGADVIKIERPRVGDDTRAWGPPFLKDGNGQDTNESAYYLSANRNKRSVEADMASTEGAALIRELAAVSDILVENFKVGGLAQYGLDYDSLRAINPRLIYCSVTGFGQDGPFAKHPGYDFMIQGMGGLMSITGERDDLPGGGPQKAGVAVTDIVTGMYATVAVLAALQERHRSGLGQHLDIALLDSHVALLANQNSNYFNSGVAPTRAGNAHQNVVPYQVFAASDGHLIVATGNESQYRAYCRAIGVPELGDDPRFATNRLRVTNRELLIGILTEIMQAGKRDDWIAKLEAVGVPCGPINNIAQAFAHPQSQARQLRRDLPHPSGGLAPVTASPLRFSASPVVYRRAPPLLGEHTEEVLRDVLGKSAEAIAAFKA; this is encoded by the coding sequence ATGACGCGGCCGCCTCCTCTTGAGGGCATCCGCGTGCTGGATCTGTCGCGCATTCTGGCTGGCCCCTGGTGCACGCAGAACCTGGCCGACCTGGGCGCCGATGTCATCAAGATCGAACGGCCGCGCGTGGGCGACGACACGCGTGCCTGGGGTCCGCCGTTTCTCAAGGATGGAAACGGCCAGGACACCAACGAGTCCGCCTACTATCTCAGCGCCAATCGCAACAAGCGTTCGGTCGAAGCCGATATGGCCTCGACGGAAGGCGCGGCGCTGATTCGTGAACTCGCGGCCGTGAGCGACATTCTGGTTGAGAACTTCAAAGTTGGCGGACTGGCCCAATACGGGCTGGACTACGACAGCCTGCGAGCCATCAATCCTCGGCTGATTTATTGTTCGGTTACCGGCTTCGGGCAGGATGGTCCGTTCGCGAAACACCCCGGCTATGACTTCATGATTCAAGGCATGGGCGGCCTGATGAGCATCACCGGCGAACGCGACGATCTGCCTGGCGGCGGCCCTCAAAAAGCGGGCGTGGCGGTTACCGATATCGTCACGGGCATGTACGCCACGGTTGCCGTGCTGGCGGCGCTGCAAGAGCGCCATCGCAGCGGCCTGGGGCAACATCTGGATATCGCCCTGCTGGATAGCCACGTGGCGCTGCTGGCCAACCAGAACTCCAATTATTTCAACTCGGGCGTGGCGCCCACGCGTGCCGGCAATGCGCATCAAAACGTGGTGCCCTACCAAGTGTTCGCCGCCAGCGACGGCCATCTGATCGTCGCCACCGGCAATGAATCCCAGTACCGCGCTTACTGCCGCGCCATCGGCGTGCCGGAGCTGGGCGATGACCCGCGCTTTGCCACCAACCGCTTGCGCGTCACGAACCGTGAATTGCTGATCGGCATCCTGACCGAAATCATGCAAGCCGGCAAACGCGATGACTGGATCGCCAAGCTTGAAGCCGTGGGCGTGCCTTGCGGCCCCATCAACAACATTGCTCAGGCGTTCGCGCATCCGCAGTCACAAGCCAGGCAGCTGCGGCGCGACTTGCCGCACCCATCAGGCGGTCTGGCGCCCGTGACAGCCAGTCCGCTGCGCTTCTCGGCGTCGCCCGTGGTCTACCGGCGTGCGCCGCCCCTATTGGGCGAGCACACTGAAGAGGTGCTGCGCGATGTGCTTGGAAAATCCGCGGAAGCCATTGCGGCTTTCAAAGCGTAG
- a CDS encoding IclR family transcriptional regulator, which translates to MKKQTESTSESTETRESGGVIAVARAMRLLEAFQVDDAFVSLAELSRRAGMHKTTTLRIARTLAEARYLVQRFEDGAWRLGPATGWLGARYQASFDINNEIEPTLLALTRETGESTSFFVREGDVRTCLARVEGPKAIRHHIRVGEVLPLEKGSPGRVLLAFSGEAGEPYETIRRDGFYISIGEREPEIASVSAPVFGTNWRLLGVLSVSGPAGRLSQAKLRAYAKLVNQKASQLSYALSGGAQRHAPMRTQWHPTL; encoded by the coding sequence ATGAAAAAGCAGACTGAATCCACGTCCGAATCGACTGAAACCCGGGAGTCCGGCGGCGTGATTGCCGTCGCGCGGGCAATGCGTTTACTGGAGGCGTTTCAGGTGGACGATGCGTTTGTGTCGCTGGCGGAACTGAGCCGGCGCGCGGGCATGCACAAGACGACAACGCTGCGCATCGCGCGCACCTTGGCCGAAGCCCGCTATCTGGTGCAAAGGTTTGAGGATGGCGCTTGGCGTCTGGGCCCGGCCACGGGGTGGCTCGGCGCGCGTTATCAGGCCTCGTTCGACATCAACAATGAAATCGAACCGACCTTGCTTGCGCTGACGCGAGAGACCGGCGAGAGCACATCATTCTTTGTCCGCGAAGGTGACGTCCGAACCTGTCTGGCGCGGGTGGAAGGCCCAAAGGCCATCCGTCATCACATCCGGGTGGGCGAAGTGCTGCCGCTGGAAAAGGGGTCTCCCGGGCGCGTTCTGCTGGCGTTTTCAGGCGAAGCGGGCGAACCCTACGAGACCATTCGCCGCGATGGTTTTTATATTTCGATTGGCGAGCGCGAGCCCGAGATCGCCAGTGTGTCGGCGCCCGTCTTTGGCACGAACTGGCGCCTTTTGGGCGTGTTGAGCGTGTCCGGACCCGCTGGCCGGCTATCGCAAGCCAAGCTGCGGGCCTATGCCAAACTCGTCAACCAGAAAGCCAGCCAGTTGTCGTATGCGCTAAGCGGCGGCGCGCAGCGCCATGCGCCCATGCGGACGCAATGGCACCCTACGCTTTGA
- a CDS encoding Bug family tripartite tricarboxylate transporter substrate binding protein, whose product MKLLARAAFLAAGLIVGASALAQTFPDRPIRLIVPFPPGGGTDIIARELGVALNKTSGWNLVAENRPGAGGNLGVETAVKSAPDGYTLVLGQTSNLAINPSLYSKLSYNPSKDLAPVALVATAPLVLVVASNSPYQSLDDVVKQAKAHPGELNFASPGNGTVAHLTAELLQQAAGIKLQHIPYKGSNQAFNDLFGGQVHLFMASIPTALGQIRTGKLRALAVTSGKRVAELPEVPTVSEAGYAGFDANTWFGLMAPAGTPPAIIQALNVAANKAMASPEYQEKIRTEGGEVLGGTPQEFTERLTKDHALWAGIVKQSGAKID is encoded by the coding sequence ATGAAACTGCTTGCACGCGCCGCATTCCTTGCGGCTGGCCTGATAGTTGGCGCCAGCGCACTGGCACAGACCTTTCCCGACCGCCCCATTCGCCTGATCGTTCCGTTCCCGCCCGGAGGCGGCACCGACATCATTGCCCGCGAGCTGGGCGTGGCGTTGAACAAGACGTCCGGTTGGAACCTGGTAGCCGAAAACCGGCCGGGCGCAGGCGGCAACCTGGGGGTGGAGACCGCCGTGAAATCCGCGCCGGACGGCTACACGCTGGTGTTGGGTCAGACCAGCAACCTGGCGATCAATCCTTCGCTGTACTCCAAGCTTTCGTACAACCCATCCAAGGATCTCGCGCCTGTTGCGCTCGTCGCGACCGCTCCGCTAGTGCTGGTCGTGGCATCAAACTCGCCTTACCAATCGCTCGATGACGTCGTCAAACAAGCCAAGGCGCACCCCGGCGAGCTGAACTTTGCATCCCCCGGCAACGGCACCGTTGCGCACCTGACGGCCGAACTGCTGCAACAGGCTGCCGGCATCAAGCTGCAACATATTCCCTACAAGGGCTCCAATCAGGCGTTCAACGATTTGTTCGGCGGGCAGGTGCACTTGTTCATGGCATCGATTCCCACTGCATTGGGCCAGATCCGCACCGGCAAGCTGCGCGCGCTGGCCGTGACCTCCGGCAAACGGGTCGCCGAATTGCCCGAAGTGCCCACCGTCAGCGAAGCGGGTTATGCGGGCTTTGACGCCAATACCTGGTTTGGATTGATGGCGCCCGCAGGCACGCCGCCTGCCATCATCCAGGCCTTGAATGTCGCGGCCAACAAAGCTATGGCCAGCCCCGAATATCAGGAAAAAATCCGCACTGAAGGTGGCGAGGTTCTGGGTGGCACACCGCAGGAATTCACCGAACGCCTGACCAAAGACCACGCGTTGTGGGCCGGCATCGTGAAGCAGTCGGGCGCAAAGATCGACTGA
- a CDS encoding RraA family protein, with protein MSEKSLPAIRRDIQRVSPEQVKAASQFQAAILADVGGRRGALGGRIAPLSPGMKVAGPAFTVELRPGDNLMFHAALALAQPGDVIVVEGKGDRTAALCGTIMTTQAQASGLAGFVVDAAVRDSLEIIESGFPVFSVGTNPNGPTKGLPGRVNWPVSLAGVTVNPGDLVVGDADGVVVVPRENVEEVLALAQQKVDAEARRIAEIKAGKLGAPWLADALRAAGVLQAGEAL; from the coding sequence ATGAGTGAAAAATCCTTGCCCGCCATCCGCCGCGACATTCAACGCGTCAGCCCCGAACAGGTCAAAGCGGCCAGTCAGTTTCAGGCCGCTATCCTGGCCGACGTCGGCGGCCGCCGCGGCGCGCTGGGCGGCCGTATTGCCCCGCTGTCACCCGGCATGAAAGTGGCCGGCCCCGCCTTTACGGTGGAACTGCGCCCTGGCGACAACCTGATGTTTCATGCCGCCTTGGCGTTGGCCCAACCGGGCGACGTCATCGTCGTCGAAGGCAAAGGCGACCGCACGGCAGCGCTCTGCGGCACCATCATGACGACGCAGGCGCAAGCGAGCGGATTGGCTGGCTTTGTCGTCGACGCCGCCGTGCGCGACTCGCTGGAAATCATCGAAAGCGGCTTTCCCGTTTTCTCGGTAGGCACCAATCCCAATGGGCCGACCAAGGGCTTGCCCGGCCGCGTCAACTGGCCGGTATCGCTGGCGGGCGTCACGGTGAACCCGGGCGATCTGGTGGTGGGCGACGCCGACGGAGTCGTGGTGGTGCCACGTGAAAATGTTGAAGAGGTCCTTGCGCTGGCCCAGCAAAAAGTGGATGCCGAAGCCCGCCGCATCGCAGAAATCAAAGCGGGCAAACTGGGCGCGCCCTGGCTGGCCGATGCGCTGCGTGCGGCAGGCGTGCTGCAAGCAGGAGAAGCGCTATGA
- a CDS encoding NAD(P)-dependent oxidoreductase: MNLAAKPVVLVTGADLADEAVRMLQHYHLVFAGARPTEDDLLALVRVHDPVALIVRYGRVSAAVINAARSLRVISKHGSGIDTIDSDAAQTRGIAVKAASGANAAAVAEHAIALLLACAKSVVPLDARMHAGHWDKATHKSIELAGRCLGLIGLGAIGLRVATIAHAMDMRVIGHDPYANNVPPWIESVELPRLWAEADAVSLHCPLTDTNKELINAATLAQCRNGVLLVNTARGGLINEADLLAAVRSGKVACAGLDSFQQEPPPSQHVFQGQPGVILSPHVGGVTQDAYVKMGVGAARNVLQVLEARMPEPVFAAS; the protein is encoded by the coding sequence ATGAATCTTGCAGCCAAACCCGTTGTACTCGTGACCGGCGCCGACCTCGCAGACGAAGCCGTACGCATGTTGCAGCACTATCACCTGGTCTTTGCAGGCGCCAGGCCAACCGAGGATGACCTGCTGGCCCTGGTGCGCGTACATGATCCCGTGGCGTTGATCGTGCGGTACGGCAGGGTCAGCGCTGCTGTCATCAACGCAGCCCGGTCGCTGCGGGTGATTTCCAAACACGGCAGCGGCATCGACACCATCGATAGCGATGCCGCGCAGACTCGCGGCATCGCAGTGAAAGCCGCTAGCGGCGCCAATGCGGCGGCGGTGGCAGAACATGCGATTGCACTGCTATTGGCCTGCGCCAAGTCTGTCGTGCCGTTGGATGCGCGCATGCACGCCGGCCATTGGGACAAGGCCACGCACAAAAGCATCGAACTCGCGGGACGTTGCCTGGGCCTCATCGGGCTGGGCGCCATCGGCCTGCGGGTGGCAACCATTGCGCACGCCATGGACATGCGAGTGATCGGCCATGACCCCTACGCCAACAATGTTCCGCCGTGGATAGAATCTGTTGAGCTGCCTCGCCTTTGGGCCGAAGCGGATGCGGTGTCGTTGCACTGCCCGCTGACGGACACCAACAAGGAATTGATCAACGCCGCCACGTTGGCGCAATGCCGCAACGGCGTGTTGCTGGTCAACACCGCGCGCGGCGGTTTGATCAACGAAGCCGATCTGCTGGCCGCCGTACGCAGCGGCAAAGTGGCCTGCGCGGGCCTGGATAGCTTCCAGCAGGAACCGCCGCCATCCCAGCATGTGTTCCAGGGCCAGCCAGGAGTGATCCTGAGTCCGCATGTAGGCGGAGTCACGCAGGACGCTTATGTGAAGATGGGCGTGGGCGCGGCTCGTAATGTGCTGCAAGTACTGGAAGCGCGGATGCCGGAGCCGGTCTTCGCAGCAAGCTGA
- a CDS encoding fumarate hydratase: MSVIIKEEDLIQSIADGIQFISYYHPVDYIRHLARAYEREESPAARDAMAQILTNSRMCAEGKRPLCQDTGIVNVFLKIGMSVRFDTKRTLQELCDEGVRRGYLNPDNPLRASVLDDPLFARKNTRDNTPCILHVELVQGDKVDVQIASKGGGSENKTKFAMLNPSDSLVDWVLKTVPTMGAGWCPPGMLGIGVGGTAEKAMLMAKQSLMEDIDMYELLARGPQNKLEELRIELYEKVNALGIGAQGLGGLTTVLDIKISTFPTHAASKPVAMIPNCAATRHAHFELDGSGPARLDPPSLSEWPEVHWAPDYNKSKQVDLNTLTKEEVASWKPGQTLLLSGKMLTGRDAAHKRIQDMLAKGEPLPVDFTNRVIYYVGPVDPVGDEVVGPAGPTTATRMDKFTDMMLEQTGLISMIGKSERGPVAIESIKKHGSAYLMAVGGAAYLVSKAIRGAKVLGFADLGMEAIYEFDVKDMPVTVAVDAQGISVHTTGPKEWQAKIGKIPVAVA, translated from the coding sequence ATGTCCGTCATCATTAAAGAAGAAGACCTGATCCAGTCGATAGCCGATGGCATTCAGTTCATCAGCTATTACCATCCCGTTGACTACATCCGCCACTTGGCGCGCGCCTATGAGCGTGAGGAAAGCCCCGCCGCGCGTGATGCGATGGCGCAGATTCTGACGAATTCGCGCATGTGCGCCGAAGGCAAGCGTCCTTTGTGCCAAGACACCGGCATCGTCAACGTCTTCTTGAAGATCGGCATGAGCGTGCGCTTTGACACCAAGCGCACCCTGCAAGAACTCTGTGACGAAGGCGTGCGCCGTGGTTACCTGAACCCGGACAATCCCCTGCGCGCTTCCGTGCTGGATGATCCGCTGTTTGCGCGCAAGAACACGCGCGACAACACGCCCTGTATCCTGCACGTCGAGCTTGTCCAAGGTGACAAGGTCGACGTGCAAATCGCTTCCAAGGGCGGCGGTTCGGAAAACAAAACCAAGTTCGCCATGCTCAACCCCAGCGATTCGCTGGTGGACTGGGTGCTCAAGACCGTCCCGACGATGGGCGCTGGCTGGTGCCCCCCGGGCATGCTGGGCATAGGCGTCGGCGGCACCGCTGAAAAAGCCATGCTGATGGCCAAGCAGTCGTTGATGGAAGACATCGATATGTACGAACTGCTGGCCCGTGGCCCGCAAAACAAGCTGGAAGAGCTGCGTATCGAACTGTACGAAAAGGTCAACGCGCTGGGTATTGGCGCGCAGGGCCTGGGCGGCCTGACCACCGTGCTGGATATCAAGATCAGCACCTTCCCGACGCACGCCGCTTCCAAGCCCGTTGCGATGATCCCGAACTGTGCCGCCACGCGCCACGCGCACTTCGAGCTCGACGGCTCGGGCCCCGCTCGCCTGGACCCGCCGTCCTTGTCCGAGTGGCCGGAAGTGCATTGGGCCCCGGACTACAACAAGTCCAAGCAAGTCGACCTGAACACGCTGACAAAGGAAGAAGTCGCCAGCTGGAAGCCGGGCCAGACCCTGTTGCTGTCGGGCAAGATGTTGACGGGCCGCGATGCCGCGCACAAGCGCATCCAGGACATGTTGGCCAAGGGCGAGCCGTTGCCGGTGGACTTCACCAACCGCGTGATCTATTACGTGGGCCCGGTGGACCCGGTGGGCGACGAAGTGGTCGGCCCCGCAGGCCCCACCACCGCCACCCGCATGGACAAGTTCACCGACATGATGCTGGAGCAAACCGGCCTGATTTCGATGATCGGCAAGTCCGAGCGCGGCCCGGTCGCCATCGAATCCATCAAGAAGCACGGCTCGGCCTATCTGATGGCAGTCGGCGGCGCAGCCTATCTGGTGTCCAAGGCCATTCGCGGCGCCAAGGTGCTGGGTTTTGCAGATCTGGGCATGGAAGCCATCTATGAGTTCGATGTGAAAGACATGCCGGTGACCGTGGCGGTGGATGCCCAGGGCATCTCGGTCCATACGACCGGTCCGAAGGAATGGCAGGCCAAGATCGGCAAGATTCCGGTCGCTGTGGCGTAA
- a CDS encoding crotonase/enoyl-CoA hydratase family protein, whose protein sequence is MSDLITVEVTDGIQIITINRPEAKNAINLETAVAMAAALDQLDSRDDVRIGILTGGGGTFSSGMDLKAFAKSGQRPYVEGRGFAGLNEKPPKKPLIAAVEGYALAGGCEMALASDLIVAASNAKFGLPEVKRGLVAGAGGLLRLPRRLPYHIAMEVILTGEMLTAERAYSFGLVNRLTEPGGALAGALELARAIVENGPMAVQTAKSIVAQAGDWDQEGMFDRQRPLIAHIFTSADAKEGATAFAEKRKPVWQGK, encoded by the coding sequence ATGTCTGACCTGATTACGGTAGAAGTCACCGACGGCATCCAGATCATCACGATCAACCGTCCCGAGGCCAAGAACGCCATCAACCTGGAAACCGCAGTGGCCATGGCTGCCGCGCTGGACCAGCTGGATAGCCGCGACGACGTTCGCATCGGCATCCTGACGGGCGGTGGCGGCACGTTTTCGTCGGGCATGGATCTGAAGGCTTTCGCTAAATCGGGACAGCGTCCTTACGTGGAAGGCCGTGGTTTTGCCGGCTTGAACGAAAAACCGCCCAAGAAGCCGCTGATCGCAGCCGTCGAAGGCTACGCCCTGGCTGGCGGGTGCGAAATGGCCCTGGCTTCCGACCTGATCGTGGCCGCCAGCAATGCCAAGTTCGGTCTGCCTGAAGTCAAGCGCGGCCTGGTCGCCGGTGCGGGCGGTTTGCTGCGATTGCCGCGCCGCCTGCCGTACCACATCGCCATGGAAGTGATTCTGACGGGCGAAATGCTCACTGCCGAGCGCGCCTATTCCTTCGGTCTGGTCAACCGCCTGACCGAGCCGGGCGGCGCGCTGGCTGGCGCGCTGGAGCTGGCGCGCGCTATCGTCGAAAATGGCCCCATGGCCGTGCAAACGGCCAAGAGCATCGTGGCGCAGGCTGGCGATTGGGACCAGGAAGGCATGTTCGACCGCCAGCGCCCGCTGATTGCCCATATCTTTACGTCGGCCGATGCCAAGGAAGGCGCGACCGCCTTTGCCGAGAAGCGCAAGCCTGTCTGGCAAGGCAAATAA